Below is a window of candidate division KSB1 bacterium DNA.
CTGTACACGATCAGCATTCCGCAGCAGGAGGCAGAACATCGCCCGCCCGGCGTTTTCAAAAAGCTCCTCCTTGGTCCGCCCCCACACCCGGACGCCCACGTCTCCCGTGTGTTCGATGATTTCGAAGAACGATCCGCCCGTATACTGGCCCATGCCGTTTGCACCTCGGTTATCGGTCCGGACTGAGCTCGACCCGCTCCAATTCCTCCAGTACCCGCTGGCGGATCGCGTGGACCGTGGGGAGATCCCGCACGAGCCTTCCGTTCTGCAGCAGCGGCGTTAGAAGAGGCTGCAGAGGGTTACCGCAAGTGCATACGTCTGGCTGCTGGGACCACGGGAGCAGGCGGCGCGCACCGCACCGAGGACAACGCCACACCTGCTTCCGCCCCGCAAGCTTGCCGCGCTTGGCAACAGGCTTTCCTTCGATCTCAACGATGTCCATCGCGAAGTCCAGAACCGGTGCGTTGCTGATGGAAGTGCCCACCCCGTAGGCATCAGCTACCTCATTGAGCTCGAAGATCCGATACTCGTCAATCCCGCCGGAAACAAAGATCTTCACATGGCGAAAGCCTCTCAGGTCCAGCTCCCAGCGAACCTCTCGCAGGATCGCCAGGAAATCACCCCGCCGGCTACTCGGAGTGTCGAGTCGAACCCCGTAGAGGGCCTCGCCCAGCGTCTCGGCCACTCGCAGCGCCTCGAATTTCTCGTCACCGAAAGTGTCTACAAGGGCCACCCGGGGCACCTCCTTCTCGATCACGCGATCGAAGGCCGAGGTGGCCGCGACCACATCGCCCATCAAGAGGACCAGGGCGTGGGGGATGGTACCCGTCGGCTTCAGGTTTAGAAGCTCGGCACTCCGCACGACGGCCACCCCGTCGCACCCCCCGGCGTAGGCATTCCGGTCGATCAGAGGCGCCAGTGCGGGGTGCATGCGGCGAGCGCCAAAGCTGGCCAGAAGGCGCTGGCCGGCCGCCTTGCGGCACCGAGCGGCCTTCGTGGCGATCCCCGATGCCTGGCAAAGGAATCCCAGGAGAGCCGTTTCATAAAGCCCGAAGTCCAGATAATCCCCCTCGATCAGGAGCGTTGGCTCCCCCGGATAGAAGATCATCCCCTCTTCCATCGCCCACACGTCGACGGGCAACGAGATGAGGAGCTCCAGGGCTGACTCCAGGCCTGCGAACACCCCCCAGGAGTAGCGGTCCGGAAAGGACTTTACCACGAACTCCGCCGCCACCCGCCGGTGGATTCCCTCCGCCTCCAGAATGCGGCGGGTCCTTTCAAAGTAAACATCGGTAAGCTTGCCCGCACGGATGTCATCGAGCGTAGCGATGTATTTCATGGGCGTGCTCACCTCGCCGCACCCCTCCCCGACGCAGGCTCAGGGTCACTCGCAGCCACCCGTCGAGCGTAGAGGTTCCTCTCCTGGCCCTCTGCTCGTTCCCCCGACCTTCCACCTCAGGCGCCGAACTTCTTCAACCGAAGGGCGTGCGCCAGCATCAGAGCCATCAATTGTACCGCCGGGAACCGACCCAGGATTCCCTTTGCGCAGCTCACCTCGTCGAAGCGCTCCACGTCGTCCATCCGAGCCGTGGGGGAGACCAGGGCCACCGGCACCGGATGCCAGCTGTGCGCTTTGAGGAGCGCCGGAGTCGAGTGATCGCCCGTGACCACCAAGACCTGCGGATCGAGGGCTGTGACCAGGGGAAGATAGGAGTCAACCTCCTCGATCACGCGCACCTTGGCATCGAAATCCCCATCTTCCCCGCGCGAGTCTGTGTACTTGACGTGGAGGAAGAAGAAGTCGTAGTCGTTGTAGCGATCCCGGAGGGCCTCAAACTGGGTCCTCACATCGGGAGTGACGGGGTGCAGATCCATCCCGATCAGCTTCGCCACCCCCCTGTACATGGGATAGTTGGCAATGGCGTATCCCCGAAGCTTGAAGCGCTCCTGCAGGGTCCGATAATGGCGGTTCTTGGCAAAGCCGCGCAGCAGAATGAAATTCGCCTTTGGCTCGTCCGCCAGGATCTGGCGCGCTTGCGCCAGCAGTC
It encodes the following:
- a CDS encoding nicotinate phosphoribosyltransferase; this translates as MKYIATLDDIRAGKLTDVYFERTRRILEAEGIHRRVAAEFVVKSFPDRYSWGVFAGLESALELLISLPVDVWAMEEGMIFYPGEPTLLIEGDYLDFGLYETALLGFLCQASGIATKAARCRKAAGQRLLASFGARRMHPALAPLIDRNAYAGGCDGVAVVRSAELLNLKPTGTIPHALVLLMGDVVAATSAFDRVIEKEVPRVALVDTFGDEKFEALRVAETLGEALYGVRLDTPSSRRGDFLAILREVRWELDLRGFRHVKIFVSGGIDEYRIFELNEVADAYGVGTSISNAPVLDFAMDIVEIEGKPVAKRGKLAGRKQVWRCPRCGARRLLPWSQQPDVCTCGNPLQPLLTPLLQNGRLVRDLPTVHAIRQRVLEELERVELSPDR